A stretch of DNA from Aciduliprofundum sp. MAR08-339:
CTTAAACTCGAAATTAATGCCCTGCGGAAGGAGATCAAGGAAATCCCTCCACACAAGCACTGCCTCAACTGCGGAATTGCCATTCCTCCTGACAAGGATTTCTGCTCAAAGAAGTGTGAGGACCAGTGGAACATGATGATCAAGAAAAAGAAGAGATTCACCTACATATGGCTCCTGTTCCTGGGAATCCTGTTCGTGATCCTCATGTTAAGCTACGGTGGGTTATGAAACGCGTGGTAGTTGGCGGAACCTTCGAATTTCTGCACAGGGGACACAGGGCATTGTTGGAGAGAGCCTTTGAACTCGGTGACTTTGTGGTCATTGGTATAACAGGTGATGGATTCAAAAACAGCTGCACGGTCAGATTTGAAGATAGAAGGAAGGAGGTTGAGAATTTCGTGAGGCAATTCGGAAAGGAATACAGAATCCTTGAGATTCACGATAAATACGGCCCAACCCTCACGGAGGATTTTGACATAATTGTGGTATCAAAGGAGACTAGAAAAACCGCAGAGGAGATCAACATACTCCGTGAAAAAAGGGGATTGAAAGATATTCAAATCGTAGAGATACCTATTTTTTACGCCGAGGACCTACTCCCCATCTCCTCAAGAAGGATTCGCAACGGAGAGATAGACAAGGAGGGTAGGAGATTAAAGCCCCTTATTGTGCATGTGGGCTCGGCAAATCCGTCCAAGATACGAGCTGTTGAGAAGGTCTTCAGAGAGCTTTTCAATTTTGAAATTGTGGTGAGAGGTGTGGACGTTGAGTCAAACGTGCCTCCCCAGCCCAGGGACTCTGAGACCATAGAAGGTGCCATAAATCGGGCAAAAAACGCAATTGAAAACGCAGATTATGCCATAGGTATAGAGGCCGGCCTGTTCTGGAATGAAGAGGTTAAGGAGTATTTTGATAAGGCATTTTGCGCCATTCTGGACAAATACGGAAATTTAACCTACGGTTACTCGGGTGGATTCACGTATCCCCACAGAGTGATTGAGATGGTAGAAAAAGGTATGGAAGTAGGAGAAGCCATGGAAATAATATCGGGCATAAAGGAAATAAAGAAGGGAATGGGAGCCATAGGATACCTAAGCAAGGGAAAAATAAAAAGAGATGAGTTTAATGCACAGGCAGTGCTCATGGCAATGATTCCACGCATCAGCCACGAACTCTACTTCTGAACAACAGTACAATTGCAATAAAAGCCACCATGATATACGCTGCATTTAACTCTGGCACTGAAGGGAGAACCTGTGCAATTTTTACGGAGGATGTGGAAGATACCCCCGTTGAATTCACAATTGTAACATAGTAATACACATTCCCCGATGTATCTTGGGCGGGTATGTACCCCACGTAGCTGCCATTGTGATACTGCATCCAAACCACGTGCCACTCATCGCCGCTCACATTTTTATAGTAGAGCAGTGCCTGATACTCTTCCCCACTTTTCACCGTTATTTTTATGGGTGAGCCAACATAGGCAGTGTTCTGCACAATTTCCCCAATGGATGGATATGTTAGATTATTCCCGAGAGCGTAGAGGTACCCATTGTTGGAGGCTACAAGCACATAAGAATCCGCAATTATTGGAGATGATAAAATGTAATTCTCTGGCCTCAAGGTGATGCTCCAGTAGGGCGTTCCATTTGTGAAGGTAGCGTAGAGTGTCCCATTCTGGGTATTCGTGACAGCAAGGACCTCATCACCCACACATATAACTCCACCCTGCACAGGGCCGTTCAAACTCAAACTCCACAGAATCTGAGAGTTCGTGCCCTCATCCTCTATGCCGTATAGCGTACCGTTGTTATTACCAACAAATATACCTCTATTCTTAACCGCAG
This window harbors:
- a CDS encoding DUF2116 family Zn-ribbon domain-containing protein; translated protein: MTDIDELMDEIEGLKLEINALRKEIKEIPPHKHCLNCGIAIPPDKDFCSKKCEDQWNMMIKKKKRFTYIWLLFLGILFVILMLSYGGL
- the yjjX gene encoding inosine/xanthosine triphosphatase; protein product: MKRVVVGGTFEFLHRGHRALLERAFELGDFVVIGITGDGFKNSCTVRFEDRRKEVENFVRQFGKEYRILEIHDKYGPTLTEDFDIIVVSKETRKTAEEINILREKRGLKDIQIVEIPIFYAEDLLPISSRRIRNGEIDKEGRRLKPLIVHVGSANPSKIRAVEKVFRELFNFEIVVRGVDVESNVPPQPRDSETIEGAINRAKNAIENADYAIGIEAGLFWNEEVKEYFDKAFCAILDKYGNLTYGYSGGFTYPHRVIEMVEKGMEVGEAMEIISGIKEIKKGMGAIGYLSKGKIKRDEFNAQAVLMAMIPRISHELYF